Proteins co-encoded in one Papaver somniferum cultivar HN1 chromosome 5, ASM357369v1, whole genome shotgun sequence genomic window:
- the LOC113278562 gene encoding uncharacterized protein LOC113278562, translating into MNTIAATNEDFDVMRAALRGEWGDIINFYNLQQVEPSCNNIDLENDNNKVLVCNVTGDTILHMCVQYRRTDVMKQLLRIMPAAGELLSRINRMGNTILHEAARTGIVEMATLILEKELDGGGDQVLISVPNLNGETPIYWAATYGHKDMLLFLNTTASNRGITSTSTATSMVGPLTMRSTDGSTLLHAAVLAKAYDVAMEIMEIYPNLASNKNGDGATASHLLALSPTSFKSGTIYGEQYLGATPIVLAKKAAAIVYSLIPIENYETHNAANQITLQPDSSLKEKFKQYLRLLCKDFPVLKLIYNAKQQHTYAIQLLRKLLEKDYGQWTMSYGPPHGWDAFHNKNHENRHPLSAITTRVITHRVRERPIILATKLGIVEMFKEIIKAYPESIGVCDEEAGRNLLHLAAEYRHESIVEFLKSSSSNSKRNLDMLVVGIDREGNTPLHAAAKLGKHKPWHIRGAAQWMQWECVWFQRVKRMLPPAMLTVKNRNEKYAHQVFTETHIDLREQGERWLKEGSNNCMLISALIATVMFACAFTVPGGNDSKSGRPFLLKNQDFGPFFHYVSYSLFFSLISLGLFLSIHAAPFNEHDFFFRLPLRSVFAVTALFNSVTFVACAYFQTYMLVTAWTFSIGFRILDIGLASLGVLFFAELYVDTVVGFIRYLLDILFI; encoded by the exons atgaataccataGCGGCCACTAATGAGGACTTCGATGTGATGAGAGCAGCACTAAGAGGGGAATGGGGTGACATCATAAACTTTTATAACTTGCAGCAAGTGGAACCATCATGTAACAATATCGATCTCGAAAATGATAACAACAAGGTTTTAGTCTGTAATGTTACAGGGGATACCATTCTTCACATGTGTGTTCAATACCGGCGAACTGATGTTATGAAACAGCTGTTGAGAATAATGCCAGCGGCGGGGGAGTTGCTATCAAGGATTAATAGGATGGGGAATACAATATTACATGAGGCAGCCAGGACTGGGATCGTGGAGATGGCTACGTTAATCTTAGAGAAAGAATTAGATGGTGGAGGAGATCAAGTGCTGATATCGGTTCCCAACTTAAATGGTGAGACACCTATATATTGGGCAGCAACGTATGGACATAAAGATATGTTGTTGTTCCTAAATACAACTGCTAGTAACAGAGGAATCACAAGCACATCCACAGCAACATCAATGGTTGGCCCGTTAACAATGAGGAGTACTGATGGCTCAACACTTCTTCATGCTGCTGTTCTTGCCAAAGCTTACG ATGTGGCAATGGAGATCATGGAGATCTATCCTAACCTTGCTTCTAATAAAAATGGTGATGGCGCCACCGCTTCACATTTATTAGCGCTATCACCTACTTCTTTCAAGAGTGGAACCATATATGGTGAACAGTACCTTGGGGCAACACCAATTGTTTTGGCCAAAAAGGCTGCAGCTATTGTTTATTCAT TAATCCCAATCGAGAATTATGAGACACATAATGCAGCTAATCAGATAACACTACAACCAGATTCCTCGTTGAAGGAAAAATTCAAGCAATACCTCAGATTGCTATGTAAAG ATTTTCCAGTCCTCAAACTCATATACAATGCAAAACAACAGCACACTTACGCAATACAACTTCTTAGGAAGTTACTTGAAAAAGATTATGGTCAATGGACGATGAGCTATGGCCCTCCCCATGGATGGGATGCCTTCCATAATAAAAACCATGAAAACCGACATCCGTTGTCGGCAATAACAACAAGGGTTATAACTCACCGAGTTAGAGAGAGGCCAATTATTTTGGCTACCAAGTTGGGTATTGTAGAGATGTTTAAAGAAATAATTAAAGCATATCCAGAATCAATTGGAGTTTGTGATGAAGAAGCCGGAAGGAATTTGTTGCACTTAGCGGCAGAATACAGGCATGAGTCGATAGTAGAATTCTTGAAGTCATCATCATCTAATTCAAAGAGGAACTTGGACATGTTGGTCGTCGGAATTGATAGAGAAGGTAACACGCCACTCCATGCTGCTGCTAAGCTTGGAAAACATAAACCATGGCATATTCGCGGAGCAGCACAATGGATGCAGTGGGAGTGTGTTTGGTTTCAG CGGGTAAAACGTATGCTTCCACCAGCTATGCTAACAGTGAAGAATCGCAATGAGAAATATGCTCACCAAGTATTCACTGAAACTCATATAGATCTTAGAGAACAAGGTGAGAGATGGTTAAAAGAAGGATCAAATAATTGTATGTTGATATCAGCTCTAATAGCGACTGTGATGTTTGCATGCGCCTTCACCGTACCTGGGGGAAACGATTCAAAGTCTGGACGCCCATTTTTACTCAAGAACCAAGATTTTGGACCATTTTTTCATTACGTGTCTTATTCCTTGTTCTTTTCTCTTATATCTTTGGGTTTATTTCTCTCTATCCATGCTGCTCCCTTTAACGAACACGACTTCTTTTTCCGACTGCCTTTGAGGTCTGTGTTTGCTGTAACTGCTCTATTCAATTCAGTTACTTTCGTTGCTTGTGCGTACTTCCAAACGTACATGCTTGTCACTGCCTGGACATTCTCTATAGGATTCCGTATCTTAGACATTGGATTAGCTTCACTGGGAGTTCTCTTCTTTGCTGAGTTATACGTTGACACCGTTGTGGGCTTTATCCGTTACTTGCTCGACATTCTTTTCATTTAA
- the LOC113280720 gene encoding uncharacterized protein LOC113280720 — protein MTTATSYLILLQGIPFFTCALNAVKLMLKSLPAAKRLLAVSNKKGNTVLHEVARTGIVKMATLIIEKELDGGGDRLLVSVPNLNVETPIYWEAMYGHKDMFLFLNTTASSRGITSTSTSTSMVSPLTIRTSDHSTILHAAVLVESYDVAMEILEIYPHLASSINDDGATASHILALSPSSFKSGTKYFQHYLGAIPFVLIQIAAAIVYSCLPVLKIIYNTKLKHNHAIRLLWKLLEKDYGQWTMSFGPEILHGWDYKYNNLENPHPFSTLPTRVTTYKVRERPIILATKLGIVEIFKEIINVYPESIEMTDEEAGRNLLHLAAEYIHASIIEFLKSSSTISKRNLDMLVVGIDRDGNTPLHAAANLGKHKPWHIRGAAQWTQWECVWFERVKRMLPPNIIKMKNSKNQYAYQVFTETHSDLREQGERWSKEASNNYMLLSALLATMMFGSISYGLFFCIISLGLFLTIQAAPFNEHDFFLRLPLRTAFSVTALFNTFTFTALSFFQAYMLITGWTGPLVWLNFDMAIGLVGLLFSADLYVDIVGCFIRYLIDILFI, from the exons ATGACAACAGCAACATCCTACTTAATCCTCTTACAGGGGATACCATTCTTCACATGTGCGCTCAATGCGGTCAAACTGATGTTGAAAAGTTTACCGGCGGCAAAAAGGTTATTGGCAGTGTCTAATAAGAAGGGGAATACAGTATTACATGAGGTAGCCAGGACGGGGATTGTGAAGATGGCTACGCTAATCATAGAGAAAGAATTAGATGGTGGAGGAGATCGACTGCTGGTATCAGTTCCAAACTTAAACGTTGAGACACCTATATACTGGGAAGCAATGTACGGACACAAAGACATGTTTTTATTCCTAAATACAACTGCTAGTAGCAGAGGAATAACAAGCACTTCCACATCCACATCAATGGTTAGCCCATTAACGATAAGGACCAGTGATCACTCAACAATTCTTCACGCTGCTGTTCTTGTGGAATCTTATG ATGTAGCAATGGAGATCTTGGAAATTTATCCTCACCTTGCTTCAAGTATAAATGATGATGGCGCAACGGCTTCACATATTTTAGCGCTCTCACCTTCTTCTTTCAAGAGTGGAACCAAGTACTTCCAACATTACCTCGGGGCCATACCATTTGTTTTGATCCAAATTGCTGCAGCTATTGTATATTCAT GTTTACCAGTCCTAAAAATCATCTACAATACAAAATTGAAGCACAATCATGCTATACGACTCCTCTGGAAGTTACTTGAAAAAGACTATGGTCAATGGACTATGAGTTTTGGCCCTGAGATCCTCCATGGATGGGATTACAAGTACAATAACCTCGAAAACCCACATCCATTTTCAACACTACCAACAAGGGTTACAACTTACAAAGTTCGAGAGAGGCCAATTATCTTGGCAACTAAGTTGGGTATTGTAGAGATTTTTAAAGAAATAATTAATGTATATCCAGAATCAATTGAGATGACCGATGAAGAAGCTGGAAGAAATTTGTTGCACTTAGCAGCAGAATACATACATGCATCCATAATAGAATTCTTGAAGTCATCATCAACTATTTCAAAAAGGAACTTGGACATGTTGGTCGTTGGGATCGATAGAGATGGTAACACCCCACTTCATGCTGCTGCAAATCTTGGAAAACATAAACCGTGGCACATTCGTGGAGCAGCACAGTGGACGCAGTGGGAGTGTGTTTGGTTTGAG CGCGTAAAACGTATGCTTCcaccaaatattataaaaatGAAGAATTCTAAGAACCAATATGCTTACCAAGTATTCACTGAAACTCATTCAGATCTGAGAGAACAAGGTGAGAGATGGTCAAAAGAAGCATCAAATAATTATATGTTGTTATCCGCTTTATTAGCAACTATGATGTTTGGATCTATTTCTTATGGGTTGTTCTTTTGTATTATATCTTTGGGTCTATTTCTCACCATCCAGGCTGCTCCCTTCAACGAACACGATTTCTTTTTGCGATTGCCTCTAAGGACCGCGTTTTCTGTAACTGCTTTGTTCAATACATTTACTTTCACTGCTTTGTCATTCTTCCAAGCGTACATGCTTATTACTGGATGGACAGGCCCTCTAGTCTGGCTTAACTTTGACATGGCAATAGGTTTAGTGGGGCTTTTATTTTCCGCTGATTTGTACGTGGATATTGTCGGGTGCTTTATCCGTTACTTGATCGACATTCTTTTCATTTAG